AGCGAGTTCGCGCATTGGTCGCGTCCATCCCCTCGGGATTCGTCGCCACGTACGGAGACATCGCTGCCGCGGCCGACCTGTCGAGTCCACGCATCGTGGGATGGATCATGCGCACCGACTCCGCCGACCTCCCGTGGCATCGCGTCCTCGGAGCCAGTGGCAGGCCCGCCCCGCACCTCGCCACCCGGCAGCTCGAGACGCTGCGCAGCGAAGGAGTGGCAGTCCGCGACGGCAGAGTGCCGCTGAAGTCGATTCGATTCGACTTCGGGGCGCTCCCATCGCCGCTCGAGTCGACCACTAACCTCGGAGGATGAACATCAGAGACGGGCTCGGGCAATTCGATCCACGCCCCACGGCGAAGTTCGCACTGTCGAAGGCGAGCACCTTCGTCGCCTCTGCCGGACTGGTCGTCGACGAGGTCTCGGGAACCCGGGTGGCGGGTCACATCGACTTGACGGACGAGCATTTCACCCCGTGGGGCGTCGTACACGGCGGGGTCTACACGACCGCTGTCGAGAGCGCCGCCAGCATCGGTGCCAGCGAGGCCGTGAAGGATCGCGGCGAGTTCGCCGTCGGAGTACACAACGGCACCGACTTTCTCCGAGCGAGCAAGGGCGGACGCGTCGACGTTCTCGCAGAACCGTTGCAGCAGGGCCGTGTTCAGCAACTCTGGCTGGTCACGATCACCGCCTCCGACAGCGGAAAGACAATTGCACGCGGGCAGGTTCGGCTACAGAACGTGCCCCTGCCGACATGACAGCGCTCGCACCATGACGCCGGTCTGCGATGCGATCGTCCTCGCCGGCGGTCGCGGATCGAGGATGGCCGATCCCGAGCACCCGACGTCGCCGCAGGAGGTCGACAAGCCGGCCTTGACCGTCGGCGGCCGTCGAATGGTCGACATTGCGGTGGACGCCGTATCGGGCTGCCGCAGAACGGTTCTGGTGGGTCCCACACGCGCCGGGGTGGCGGACCACGTTGTCCAGACCCGCGAGTCGCCTGCCGGCGGTGGGCCCGTTGCGGCCCTCGCGGCGGGACTGCGATCCCTGAACGACAGTGCAGATTCAGAGCACACTGCAGATCTGGTGGCCGTCGTCGCGGCGGACATTCCACTTCTCGACTCCGCCGCGATAGGGTCCCTGATCGATTCCATCGCACACTCCGCAGCACATGCTGTATTCGCTCGCGACAGCGCAGGCCGCACGCAGTTCCTGCTGGGAGTGTGGCAGCATTCAACGCTAAGATCCGCTGTGGCACAGCTGGATTCGGTAGACGGTGCACCGATGCGCCGAATTGTTCCGGTCGATCATCAGGTCATCGCGCTACGCGATATCGAGGACTGCGACACCCCCGCCGACCTCCTGGCCGCTCGCCTCGCCGCGCAGCCGTCGCAGACGCTCGAGGTCGCCGACGCATTGGAACGCATTCGAAGCCGCCTCCCACCGCTGCCGATCCATCGAATTTCCTTGCAGGACAGCGCCGGGACCGTCCTCGCAGAACCCCTCGTGTCCCAGACCGCGTTGCCGGCAGTGGACATCTCCGCGATGGACGGTTACGCCGTCTGCGGCTCCGGGCCGTGGACGCTGCGGCCCGATATCGCGTACGCAGGAAGTGTCGACGTCGCCGGACTCACCGCCGGAACAGCGGTGCGCATCGCGACCGGCGCTGCGCTTCCGCCTGGAGCGACGTCGGTGGTGCGCGACGAGCACGTGACACACGATCCGGACGGGTCGGTGCGTCGACTGTCGACCACAGCCGAGTCCGACGACACACGTCGGTGCGGCGAGGACTGGCTGCCGGGCACCGAGCTGGTCGCCGCGGGAACTCCGATCGATGCGGCGGTACGGTCTCTCGCCGCCAGCGCGGAAGTGTTCGACGTGACGGTACGCGGTCCGGTTCGTGGTCGAATAGTGATCAGCGGCAACGAGATTCGATCGAACGGGCCGCTGGCACCCGGTGAGACCCGGGACGTTCTCGGATCGGTGTTGCCGGAGTACCTGGCGCACTGCGGCATCGCGGTCGTCGATGTGACACTGCTCGACGACTCGGCGACGGAATTTCGGGACATCCTGACTCGCACGCATGACGTGGACGTCATCGTCGTGGTCGGAGCCACCGGTGGGGGTGCCGCCGATCAACTGCGCTCGACACTCGCACTGCTCGACGCGAAGCCCATCGTCGGGCGAATGCGGGTCCGACCCGGCGGTTCCCAGATCACCGCGGCGCTGCCCGACGGCACAGTGGTGCTCGGCTTACCCGGCAACCCCCTGGCGGCCGTCGGAACGGCACTGCTGACGGCACCCGCGATCGTCGACGCGTTGACCGGCAGAACGGTGCGTCCACCACGAATGGGCCTGTTGTCCAATGCCGCGGACGTTCGATCTGCAGTCTCTCGCCTGGTCCCCGTCACCGTCGACGGCACGCGTTGGCGGGCAGATAGCGAGGTACGCACCGCACATCTGGCTCACCTGGTCGGCCGGGATGCGCTCGCACTGGTTCCGGCCGAGATCAGCGCCGACGAACCGGTGACCATCCTTCCGTTGCCGTACTGAACGATCCGCTCTCCAGCGATCGGACGCCCTCGAAGTAGCGGGCCACCACCAGATCCACGATTGCTGGATGGACCCCCAGCGGCTCACCGACGCCGTCTGCACCTGCGTCGGCCAATCGATTGTGAAAGAGCCCGCGCGCCAACAGATACGATGCAACGAAGATTCGAGCGTGTCCCTCCTCTCGCAGAGCCGACACCGCCTCGGACACAGTGGGGACAGCGGTGGCGACATACCCGATGCGCACCGGGACCCCCGCGACCTCGGCCAGCATCGCTGCTGCTCGAACGTGTTCTGCCAGCGCTCGGGGGTCGGACGACCCTGCAGCGGCGAGCACGATGGAATCCCCTGTGCACCAACCGGTGTCGCGTAGCCGATCGAGCATGACCTTCGCGAGTACGGGGTCCGGTCCCAGAGCACGGGTGACCGCGACCGAGCTGTGAGCGCTTTCGGCAATTTCTCGCGGTACGTCGGTGTGGACGTGATAGCCCGACGCCAGGAATGCCGGAACCACGACCGCCGACCCGGGGGTGCCGCGCAGCACCTCGGCCGGGGACGGCCCGAGTACGTCGACGAATGCCACGCGAGTCGTACCGATCTGCGTCGACACGGCATCGGCAAGTGCGGCAATCATCTCGACACCACGGGGGTTTCGGGTGCCGTGGGCCACCAACACCGGAGTCGGAGTCATCAGTACTTCCCTCCTTCGACGACGGCCACACGCGCATGCACGGCGGGCTCCTCGGAATCGCAGTCCGGTTCGGTCTCGACGTGATCGAGTGCGATCCGATACCCACGCTTGACCACGGTCTGGATCGCCTTCGGCGCGCCGAGAGACGACCGGAGTCTGGTCATCGCTGTTTCCACCGCGTGAGTGTCACCTCCGCCACCGGGCAAGGACGCAAGCAAGTCCTCCCGGGAGACGACGCGTCCGGGATTGCGAGCGAGTGTCTTCATCAACGCCATTCCGGCCGGCGACACCGGTCGCACTTCACCGTCGACCACGACGCACCGTCCGCGCACGCTCACCACGTGTCCGCCTGCATGAAGACGACCGGTCCGCCTCGGCAATTCCTCGGCGATATGCCGCGCCAGTGCGCCCAAACGCGCTCTCGCCGGTTGCGTGGTGGCCACGTTCAGTTGTTCGAGGGGTGCTGCCGTCACCGGCCCGACGCACACCGGAAGCACCCGCGTACGCATCGATTGCAACAGGGGTTCTAGCACCCCGTTCTCGTCGGCGCGCATCAGCATCGAGGCCACCGCGGGCGCGGAGGTGAAGCTGAGTGCGTCGAGATCGCCGACGACGACGGCTTCGATCATGCGGTCCATCGGACCCTGGTCGTCGGGGGCCGTCCAGCGATACACCGGCACCGGAACCACTTCGGCTCCGGCACAGCGCAGTACCTCGCAGAAGTCCGGGATCGGCTCCCACTCGGTCGTTGCGCCGTGCAGTTGCACGGCGATACGTTTGCCCTCGACCCCTTCGGCGAGTAGATGCTCGAGTACCTCCGCGGAGGATTCGGAGGCGGGCGACCATTCCTCGCGGAGATCGGCGGCCCTGATCGCACCCGTTGCCTTGGGGCCGCGCGCCAGCAACCGGGACGCCCCGAGCGCAGCACCGAGTTCTTCTGCCTGCCCCCATCCGTCTGCGGCCTCCACCCAGCCTCGGAATCCGATTCCCGTTGTGGCGACGGTAATTTCGGGCGGATGCGCGATGATCGCCGCGGTCACGCGTTCCAGCTCGGCATCGTCCGCGAGCGGGATGATGCGGATCGCAGGGGCATGCATCACGGTTGCTCCCCGCCGCTCGAGCAGAGTTGCGAATTCCTCGGCCCGACGCGACGCCGTGATCCCGACGGTGAACCCGGCCAGAGGCGTTCCTGCCCCGGCGATTTCGCTCACGTAGAGCCGCCGCGGACGAGCACGACACCCTCGACGCAGGAGACCTCGAAGGATCCGAGACCGACCTCCGCATCGTCGAGGCAGCGCCCGTCGACCAAGGAGAAGACCTGCTTGAGCAACGGTGATGCGACCGTGGGCTCGCCACCGCGGTCACCCACGAGGCCGCGCGACATCACCGCTGCGCGTCCGTACGGATCGATGTTGCCCACCGCGAACAGTCGTCCGTCGTCGAGCAGAAACAACGCCGCCTGGGTGCCTCCGCGCAGGAGCACCGCTACCCCGCGCCCCGGAATCAGCGTGTCCAGCGTGCAGGCCGGGGTCCAACTACGAGCAATGTCGTTCGGTACCGCTGTACGTGAGTCGATGACAGTCATGGCGTACCTCCTGGTCAGCTATTCCACGTTGTCAGTGTTTCTGGGCCGTTAAGTCGCGATTACTCACCTGTGCACATGCACTCAGTTTCGTGACCTGGCGTATGTCAGGCCGGGGTCGGTCCTAGGCACCGACGCGCGGCATTCCCATCAGCACGGGGATCTTGCGTGCTCCGGAGTCGTCGAACGCAATGGTGGGATCGGCCTCGGCCGGTGCGTTGACGAACGAGACGAAACGACCGAGCTTCTCGTCGTCTTCGAGCACGCCCGCCCATTCGTCCTTGTAGCCGGCGACGTGGCGCTCCATGTCGGCTTCGAGTTCTGCGCCGATACCGAGGCTGTCGTCGCACACGACGGCTTTGAGATGATCGAGTCCCCCGTCGAGCGACTCGAGCCACGGCGCGGTGCGCTGCAGTCGGTCTGCGGTGCGCACGTAGAACATGAGGTACCGATCGATGTAGCTGACCAACGTGGTGTCGTCCAGATTCGAGGCCAGCAATTGAGCGTGCTTGGGTGACTGGCCGCCGTTTCCGCCGACGTACAGGTTCCAACCGCCCTCGGTAGCGATGATTCCGACGTCCTTTCCACGAGCCTCGGCGCATTCACGCGCACAGCCCGATACCCCGAACTTGATCTTGTGCGGGGACCTCAGCCCTCGATAGCGGTTCTCCAGGTCGACGGCCATCCCCACCGAATCCTGGACACCGTAGCGGCACCAACTGGAGCCGACGCAGCTCTTGACCGTGCGCAGCGACTTCCCGTATGCCTGGCCCGATTCCATGCCTGCGTCGACGAGGCGCTTCCAGATAGCAGGCAACTGCTCGACGCGGGCACCGAACATATCGATGCGCTGTCCGCCCGTCACCTTGGTGTAGAGCCCGAAATCGCGAGCGACCTCGCCGATGACGATCAGCTGCTCGGGCGTGCATTCACCACCGGGCATCCGCGGCACCACCGAGTACGTGCCGTTCTTCTGGATATTGGCCAGGAAGTGATCGTTGGTGTCCTGCAGCGAGGCCTGCTCGCCTTCCAGAATGTGATCGGAGGACGTCGATGCGAGGATCGACGCGACGACGGGTTTGCAGATGTCGCAACCGGTTCCGCTGCCGTACTTGGCGATCAGCGACGAGAAGGTGCGTGTGTTCGTTGCCCGAACGATCTCGAACAGCTCGGCCCTGGATTGAGAGAAGTGCTCGCACAAAGACTTCGAGAGCACCACCCCGGATGCGGCCAGCAACGACTTGATGGACGGCAGACAGCCTCCGCAGGTGGTGCCCGCGGTGGTGCAACTCTTCACGGCCGCCAGATCGCACGCTCCGTCGGCGATGGCCGAGCAGATGGCCCCCTTGCTCACGCCGTTGCAGGAGCAGATCTCGGCGTCGTCGGGCAGCGCACCGATACCGACCTGTTCGGCTGCCGGTGAGATCAGGGCTCCGGGGTCGCCGGGAAGTTCTCGTCCGACGAGCGGACGCAGCAGCGAGTACGCGGAGGCGTCGCCGACGAGGATGCCGCCGAGGAGGGTCTTCGCGTCGTCGGTCACGACGAGCTTGGCGTATGTTCCCTTGGGTGCATCGCTGAACACCACCTCGAGAGCACCCGGAGTAGCCGCCATCGCGTCGCCGAAGCTCGCGACATCGACGCCCATGAGCTTGAGTTTGGTGGACATGTCGGCACCGGGGAATTTCGCTGCGCCGCCGAGCAATCGGTCGGCCACCACCTCTGCCGTCGAGTATCCCGGAGCGACCAGGCCGTAGCATCGGCCCTCGACTGCGGCACACTCGCCGATCGCGAACACGGCGGGATCGGAGGTAGTGCAACCGATGTCGACCATGATGCCGCCGCGCTCGCCGACCTCGAGGCCACTCTCGCGGGCCAGCCGATCCTGGGGACGCACACCGGCGGAGAACACCAACAGAGCGGCGTCGATCGTGCTGCCGTCGCTCAGCTCGACCGTCAGGCCGGCGCTGTCGTTCTCGGAGATCGACGATGTACCGACTCCTACATGGACGTTCAGCCCGAGTTCGGTGACGAGACGAGCCAACAGCAAGCCTCCGCCCTCGTCGACCTGCAGCGGCATCAATCGTGGAGCGAACTCGATGACGTGCGGGGTCATGCCCATCTTCTGCAGCGCGTTCGCCGCTTCGAGGCCGAGTAGACCTCCGCCGACGACGACCCCCACGGCACCGGGGCCGGCTGCGTCCGCCCGGGCACGGATCTTGTCCAGGTCGTCGAGGGTCCGGTAGACGAAGCAGCCAGGTAGATCGTGTCCGGGGATCGGCGGCACGAACGGATAGGACCCGGTGGCGAGCACGAGCGCGTCGTACTCCACCGTGTCGCCCGCGGAGGTCTCGACGGTCCGGTGATCACGGTCGATGCGATCGGCACGCACGCCGGTGCGCATCTCGACGAAAAGGTCACCGGGGTAGTCGTTACCCGCCAGCGCAAGTTCCTTGTGGTCCCAGCCACCGACGTAGGACGACAGGCCCACTCGGTCGTACGCCGGCAACGCTTCCTCGCAGAGGACCGTGACCTTCCACTCGGCTGCCTCGTCGCGCGCACGCAACGCTTCGACGAACCGGTGCCCGACCATTCCGTGACCTACCACTACCGCGTTCTTCATTGCGGGTCCTTCCGAATTTGCGTTGTCGTGCAGAGCTTTTCGTTCGTCCAGCCAGAGAGCGTCAGACGGCTACCGAAGCGTCGGCATCGGCAGAGCTGGTCTTGCGCAGGTAGATCGCCCAGGTGACGATCGCGCACACGATGTAGAAGCCGAGGAACACCCAGAACGCGGTGGTCGCGGACTTCGCAGTGCCCGAGTACGACGCTCGCAGAACCAGATTGATTCCGACACCGCCGAGCGCGCCGATCGCACCGGCGATACCGATCAGAGCGCCGGACATCTTGCGCGACCAGTGCTGCTGCTCGTCGACCGTCATGCCCTGAAGCTGAACCGATTTCGCGGCGAAGATCGCGGGGATCATCTTGTAGACCGATCCGTTGCCCAGACCCGAGAGCAAGAAGAGTGCAATGAATCCGATGACGAAGAGCACCATGACCGTGCCGCTGGCCGCTCCGGGCGTCGAGTCGTCCCAGGTACTGGCCGCTACCAGAATTCCGGTGGAGAAGGTCATGGCCACGAACGTGTACAGGGTGATCTTGCCGCCGCCGATCTTGTCTGCGAGCTTGCCTCCGAAAGGCCGCGACAGCGATCCCAGCAATGGACCGAGGAACGCGATCTGAGCAGCCTGCAGCGAAGCCTGCGCCTGCAGCGCGGGGGTTGCCGGGGCCCCGTCGGTGAGTCCGGCGAGGAAGTTGATCTGCAGCACCTGGCCGAACGCGAAACTGAAGCCGATGAACGAGCCGAAGGTACCGATGTAGAGGAAGGCGATCCACCACGCATCGGAGAACTTCAGCACGTCGATCATGGAGCGGCCATTGGTCTTCTGATTGTCGAGATTGTCCATGTACAGCGCTGCACCGACGGCGGCGATCGCGATGAACACGAGATATACCGCGCAGACGATCTCGGGCGCGGTGTTGCCGATGGTGGCGATGACGAGCAACCCGATGAGCTGGATGACGGGCACGCCGATGTTGCCGCCGCCTGCATTGAGACCGAGCGCCCAACCCTTTTCGCGCTGGGGATAGAACGCATTGATGTTCGTCATGGAGGATGCGAAGTTGCCACCGCCCAATCCGGCGAACGCCGCCACGATGATGTACGTGGTGTACGACGCCGGGTTCAGCATGAAGTACATCGTCAGTACGGTCGGGATCAGAAGCACCAAGGCGCTGAAGATGGTCCAGTTCCGCCCACCGAACTTGGCCGTGGCGAAGGTGTACGGGATCCGAAGGATTGCGCCGACGAGAGTGGGCACGGCCACGAGGAAGAACTTGCCGGCCGCATCGATGCCGTAGACGGATAGCGGCATGAACAGCACCATCACCGACCAGATCGACCAGATCGAGAACCCGACGTGCTCGGCGACGACCGACCAGATCAGATTTCGCTTGGCGATCTGCTTGCCACCGGCCTCCCAGGCCTCGACGTCCTCGGAATTCCAGTGCGCAATGTGATGGTTCACGGAAACGGGAACCGTTCCGGGCGGAACCGTCGTCGTGGTGGCTGAGCCGGCGTCTGCCGAAGCGCTGCGAGAAAGGCTGGTCACGTTGTGGCCTCCTGATCGGTGTGTGAACCGAACATAGGAAAGCCATGTTGCCGCGGCGCTGCGCGCGATGACTCGTTGATTAACTTGGTCTCACGCGCCGTCGAGCACCGACGTGAGCTGAAGCGTCAACGTTCACCGAACGTCACCAGGTGTCTTCGAGCATCCTCGGTCGACAGCACAGGAATCCTCCGACCAGCAGCACCGCTACGCACCCGGTCAGCAGCACGAGCGGCAGTCCCCATCCACCGGACAGCGTGTGCAGCTGACCGAACAGGATCGGACCGGTCGAGGACACCACGTAACCCAGCCCC
The nucleotide sequence above comes from Rhodococcoides fascians A25f. Encoded proteins:
- a CDS encoding MGMT family protein, with product MAPITENQVERVRALVASIPSGFVATYGDIAAAADLSSPRIVGWIMRTDSADLPWHRVLGASGRPAPHLATRQLETLRSEGVAVRDGRVPLKSIRFDFGALPSPLESTTNLGG
- a CDS encoding PaaI family thioesterase produces the protein MNIRDGLGQFDPRPTAKFALSKASTFVASAGLVVDEVSGTRVAGHIDLTDEHFTPWGVVHGGVYTTAVESAASIGASEAVKDRGEFAVGVHNGTDFLRASKGGRVDVLAEPLQQGRVQQLWLVTITASDSGKTIARGQVRLQNVPLPT
- a CDS encoding NTP transferase domain-containing protein, translated to MADPEHPTSPQEVDKPALTVGGRRMVDIAVDAVSGCRRTVLVGPTRAGVADHVVQTRESPAGGGPVAALAAGLRSLNDSADSEHTADLVAVVAADIPLLDSAAIGSLIDSIAHSAAHAVFARDSAGRTQFLLGVWQHSTLRSAVAQLDSVDGAPMRRIVPVDHQVIALRDIEDCDTPADLLAARLAAQPSQTLEVADALERIRSRLPPLPIHRISLQDSAGTVLAEPLVSQTALPAVDISAMDGYAVCGSGPWTLRPDIAYAGSVDVAGLTAGTAVRIATGAALPPGATSVVRDEHVTHDPDGSVRRLSTTAESDDTRRCGEDWLPGTELVAAGTPIDAAVRSLAASAEVFDVTVRGPVRGRIVISGNEIRSNGPLAPGETRDVLGSVLPEYLAHCGIAVVDVTLLDDSATEFRDILTRTHDVDVIVVVGATGGGAADQLRSTLALLDAKPIVGRMRVRPGGSQITAALPDGTVVLGLPGNPLAAVGTALLTAPAIVDALTGRTVRPPRMGLLSNAADVRSAVSRLVPVTVDGTRWRADSEVRTAHLAHLVGRDALALVPAEISADEPVTILPLPY
- a CDS encoding sirohydrochlorin chelatase codes for the protein MTPTPVLVAHGTRNPRGVEMIAALADAVSTQIGTTRVAFVDVLGPSPAEVLRGTPGSAVVVPAFLASGYHVHTDVPREIAESAHSSVAVTRALGPDPVLAKVMLDRLRDTGWCTGDSIVLAAAGSSDPRALAEHVRAAAMLAEVAGVPVRIGYVATAVPTVSEAVSALREEGHARIFVASYLLARGLFHNRLADAGADGVGEPLGVHPAIVDLVVARYFEGVRSLESGSFSTATEGWSPVRRR
- a CDS encoding uroporphyrinogen-III synthase → MSEIAGAGTPLAGFTVGITASRRAEEFATLLERRGATVMHAPAIRIIPLADDAELERVTAAIIAHPPEITVATTGIGFRGWVEAADGWGQAEELGAALGASRLLARGPKATGAIRAADLREEWSPASESSAEVLEHLLAEGVEGKRIAVQLHGATTEWEPIPDFCEVLRCAGAEVVPVPVYRWTAPDDQGPMDRMIEAVVVGDLDALSFTSAPAVASMLMRADENGVLEPLLQSMRTRVLPVCVGPVTAAPLEQLNVATTQPARARLGALARHIAEELPRRTGRLHAGGHVVSVRGRCVVVDGEVRPVSPAGMALMKTLARNPGRVVSREDLLASLPGGGGDTHAVETAMTRLRSSLGAPKAIQTVVKRGYRIALDHVETEPDCDSEEPAVHARVAVVEGGKY
- the nirD gene encoding nitrite reductase small subunit NirD, producing MTVIDSRTAVPNDIARSWTPACTLDTLIPGRGVAVLLRGGTQAALFLLDDGRLFAVGNIDPYGRAAVMSRGLVGDRGGEPTVASPLLKQVFSLVDGRCLDDAEVGLGSFEVSCVEGVVLVRGGST
- the nirB gene encoding nitrite reductase large subunit NirB, with product MKNAVVVGHGMVGHRFVEALRARDEAAEWKVTVLCEEALPAYDRVGLSSYVGGWDHKELALAGNDYPGDLFVEMRTGVRADRIDRDHRTVETSAGDTVEYDALVLATGSYPFVPPIPGHDLPGCFVYRTLDDLDKIRARADAAGPGAVGVVVGGGLLGLEAANALQKMGMTPHVIEFAPRLMPLQVDEGGGLLLARLVTELGLNVHVGVGTSSISENDSAGLTVELSDGSTIDAALLVFSAGVRPQDRLARESGLEVGERGGIMVDIGCTTSDPAVFAIGECAAVEGRCYGLVAPGYSTAEVVADRLLGGAAKFPGADMSTKLKLMGVDVASFGDAMAATPGALEVVFSDAPKGTYAKLVVTDDAKTLLGGILVGDASAYSLLRPLVGRELPGDPGALISPAAEQVGIGALPDDAEICSCNGVSKGAICSAIADGACDLAAVKSCTTAGTTCGGCLPSIKSLLAASGVVLSKSLCEHFSQSRAELFEIVRATNTRTFSSLIAKYGSGTGCDICKPVVASILASTSSDHILEGEQASLQDTNDHFLANIQKNGTYSVVPRMPGGECTPEQLIVIGEVARDFGLYTKVTGGQRIDMFGARVEQLPAIWKRLVDAGMESGQAYGKSLRTVKSCVGSSWCRYGVQDSVGMAVDLENRYRGLRSPHKIKFGVSGCARECAEARGKDVGIIATEGGWNLYVGGNGGQSPKHAQLLASNLDDTTLVSYIDRYLMFYVRTADRLQRTAPWLESLDGGLDHLKAVVCDDSLGIGAELEADMERHVAGYKDEWAGVLEDDEKLGRFVSFVNAPAEADPTIAFDDSGARKIPVLMGMPRVGA
- a CDS encoding nitrate/nitrite transporter, producing the protein MNHHIAHWNSEDVEAWEAGGKQIAKRNLIWSVVAEHVGFSIWSIWSVMVLFMPLSVYGIDAAGKFFLVAVPTLVGAILRIPYTFATAKFGGRNWTIFSALVLLIPTVLTMYFMLNPASYTTYIIVAAFAGLGGGNFASSMTNINAFYPQREKGWALGLNAGGGNIGVPVIQLIGLLVIATIGNTAPEIVCAVYLVFIAIAAVGAALYMDNLDNQKTNGRSMIDVLKFSDAWWIAFLYIGTFGSFIGFSFAFGQVLQINFLAGLTDGAPATPALQAQASLQAAQIAFLGPLLGSLSRPFGGKLADKIGGGKITLYTFVAMTFSTGILVAASTWDDSTPGAASGTVMVLFVIGFIALFLLSGLGNGSVYKMIPAIFAAKSVQLQGMTVDEQQHWSRKMSGALIGIAGAIGALGGVGINLVLRASYSGTAKSATTAFWVFLGFYIVCAIVTWAIYLRKTSSADADASVAV